GCCCAGGCAGGAGCCAGCCCCCAGGGGGAGGCGGCGGGATGCTGGGCCTGGCTGCCTTCTAGGCATGCCTTGGGAGGGTCCTCCAGTTTGAGAAGGTGCTCTGGCTGCTGGGAGGTGTGTACTGgactctatttctttatttttgtgctgCTGGGAGTCGGGCTAGGACCTCACATAGGCTAGGcctgagctgcaccccaaccTCGAGGCTGGGCTCTTCCGTGGCTGAATGGGGAGAGCAGGAGGGCAGTGAGGAAGGAGGGCAGACTCAAGGTGGCAGCTGGGTCGTCGCTAGAGTGGCTGCAGAGTGGTGGTGGCTGCCAaggtggggagggcagggctATGGCCAGGGCCCACGGGAGACCCTGTGGGGCCATCCCATCAGCAATTGGAGTTCTAGGGGCCCCATAGATGGGatccagggctgggcctgggtgAGCTCATCTCCGGCGAGAGCGGAGGGGCAGGGCCTGAGGGGCACCACTCATGggccctcccttctcctctgccaGGTCTTGGAGCTCTTGAAGGTGGCCTGGAAGAGGAGACTGATCTTCACAGTTGGAACGTCCAGCACCACGGGCGAGACTGACACCGTGGTGTGGAACGAGATCCACCACAAGACAGAGATGGACCGCAACGTGACAGGCCATGGCTACCCCGACCCCAACTACCTGCAGAATGTGCTGGCCGAGCTGGCTGCCCAGGGGGTGACCGAGGACTGCCTGGAGCAGCAGTGACCCACCAATCCCCCATGGCCACCTGGCAGCTGCCCAGCCCCATGGCTGCCCGGGCTGCCCCTGGGTGGCGGGCAGGAACGTGCCTTTGCTGAGAGGCCAGAACCTTTGTGGGGCACACGTATGCCAGGGTGCGAGGGGCCAGGCTTGTGCCTACCCTCCCCCTCCTAGTGGGGGAGTTCTGTGGGAGTCGGCAGCCCTGGGGCCTTGTCCTTGTGGGGGCCAAGATGCAGCTACCTCAGTGCAGGGACGGGCCCTAGGACTCTGGAGGACAGTCCTGGGCTCCAGCGCCCAGGCCTGGCGTGGGGTGAGTGTAGATCACCCCTCCCTTGGCTGGACAGGCGTGGGTTCTGAGTCAGCTTCTTATACCTCAGATTTTGTTTgcaataaaggccttgtagccaAAGTCCACAGGCTCTTAGTGTTTGTAGCGGATGCAAGTGTGTGAGGGGTGTCTGCCCCCCATGCACAGGCCCCATACATGTCCACTGTGCCAGGACGTCATGCGTACTGCTTGTTCAGCTCCCATCTGGTAAAGGGCGATCTGCAGGAGCTGGGGAGCCCGTGGCACCCTGCCCTGCACAGCCGCTCATCCACAGTGGCCCTGGTTTACAAAACACTGGTCAGGTGCTGCTGTCACTGGGTTATAGATGAGGACCCAGAGGGTCAAAGTTTCAGTGACTGGCCAAGGCAGAGCACCAGCCCAGTCTTGACCCCTGTGGGGGAAGGAGCAGATGTCCCCAGTCAAGGAAATCTGTCCCCAGGTAAGGGACAAGCAGAGCCACATTATGACTATGGTGGACTAGAGGCACTTTTGTCTTTGTGAGACctttgtaatcccagttactcaggaggctgaggcaggaggatctcaagttcaagcccagcctgggcaacttggggagaccctgggtgtagctcagtggtaatgtacacatgagttcagtccctggtacagcAAAAATTCTACTTTACAAAACAATACCAAGATGGATATATTAATACATTTAGAGATAAtaatcattgagctacatctaaGCCCTTCTTATAGCTGAGGATCTCAAGTTGTTGAGGTTGGTTTCAGACTAATGatacttctgtctcagcctcttgcaTTGCCACAATCACAGGCAAGCCCCACACTCTGCCCTCTGGTCCTTCACGTCTTGGTGCTTCACCATTCATTGAAGGACACAGAATCAGGATGGAGAGCATTCATGAATCACATACCCAATAAGGGTCTCATCCAGAATATTAAAAGAACTCTCAACACCTCAAAtgaccaaaaagcaaaaaaaaaaaactcaatttaaaaatgcctGGCACAATAGCCCACccttgtaaccccagcagctctggaggccaaggcaagttgaaagccagcctctgcaaaagtgaggccctgtgcaactcagtgaaaccctaagtaaaatacaaaatagggctgggggtgtggctcagtggtcaagtgcccctgagttaaatccctggtacccccccccaccAAGTTGAGCCAGGTGCTCAGGGCCCTGAAAAAGGAACAAGATGTGAGAGCTGTGGGTGGCCATGGACAGCTGCAGAGGCTCACAGGACATGGAAGCCCAGTCTCATGCTCTAGCCTTCCTGAGCtggaattagaacaaatttaaaaataaataaacagaacaaatttatttttttattttttatttatttatttattttaagtgagagagagaagagagaatttttaatattttttagttctcggcggacacaacatctttgttggtatgtggtgctgaggatcgaacccaggccgtacgcatgccaggcgagcgcgctaccgcttgagccacatccccagcccaatcagaacaaatttaaacatggacagcacttgcttagcatgtgtaaggccccaGGTTGGATCCCAAACactgtaaaacaacaacaaaaaaagccaggcacaatgtCACCTGCTTACACTTCCACCTGCTTGGGTGGTTGAAACAGGAAGGtgacaagttagaggccagccttggcaattcagTTAGACCCTGACTATAAATGGgctgaggggggctggggatgtagctcagttgggagagtgtttgcctcacatgcacaagcccctgggttcaatccccagtaccacagaaaaaaccgctgagaggctggggatgtggctcagtggtagggcacttgcctagcatgtgtgagcaccacatgtaaataaataaaggttcatcaacaactaaaaaaacatcaAGGGTGAGGGCGgcaggggatgtaactcaatggtgtTACATTGAGGCACTGGGGGCACTTGCTGAATCCCCCGGGTTCCATTCCCCAGAacagcaaaagggaaaaaaatctctgtggAGATTTTTTGCATGTGGAAAGGTGCCCGCCCCTAGTGGCTTCCTGGAAGAGACACTGGTCAAAACCACTTTAAGACAAAGTAGCAGCGGTGCTCGCCCAGTGCTGGGGGAATGTAAAACAGCTGCTTTAGGGAACAGGCAGTTCCTCAAAAGGGGGACCATGTGACTGGGCAGTTCCACCCCAGGGATCTATCCAGGCTAGGATTACTAGATCATGGCCACACAAAAACATGTTTGCAAATGTTCTTGGCAACAGTATTTGTAATAGCCCCAAAGTAGAAACACCCAGCACCTAACACTGATGGATACTTATTATGTATCTGTGTGCGATGGACATCAGGGATGCTGAGGGGAGCCAGATGCATCCACATGCTGTGTGATCCCATTGCTGTGGAATGCCCATCACAGGCACGTTCATGGAGACAGCAGGCAGATTAGTGGTGGTGACAGCAGCCCGACAGGAAGTGACTGCTGAATGCATAGTGTACGCTTTTGGGGTGATGGCGTTTTGGAACTAGTGGCGATAGCTGCACAACCCTGTGATGATTAAAAACCATcgaacctgggctggggatgtggctcaaggggtagcgcgctcgcctagagtgcgtgcggcccgggttcgatcctcagcaccacatacaaacgaagatgttgtgtccgccgagaactaagaaaaaataaataaatgttaaaatttctctctctctctctctctctctctctctctctctctctctctgtccccctctctctctcactctctctttaaaaaaaaaaaaaaaaaaacatcgaACCAAACACGGTGACGCAAGCTTTTCATcctagcaactttggaggctgaggcaggaggatcacatgttcaaggccagcctgagcaatttagtttcaaaataaagaagaaaaaggacaggggattcagctcagtggaagtgcccctgggtttggtCTCCagtacaaaaagcaaaaacaaaatcactGAGCTGTGAATTTTAGAGTATGTGAGTTCTatctaaaaatatacacataagcCGGGCttggtgacgcacacctgtaatccctgtgacctgggaggctgagatggaaggATTGAAAGTCCctggccatcctcagcaacttagtaagaccctgtctttaagaagaatgagagggctggggatgtggctcaagcagtagcgtgctcgtctggcatgcgtacggcccgggttcaatcctcagcaccacataccaacaaagatgttgtgtccaccgaaaactaaaaaataaatgttaaaaaaattctctctctctctctctctctctctctctctctctctctctctctctcttctcacccATCTAAAAAAAGATGGGAGATGgtgtgctgggaatgtggctcagtggttcaatccccagtactaacaTAAAAACAAGTGAACTAAATAACTGCAGGGCTTGTCCGTCAGCTGTCCAGGGCTCCACTGTCCCTTCCCAGAGTCCCAAGTCCACTTTGGACAAGGGAAAGGGAGCCTCACAGGTGGCAGGGCCCAGAGAaggcagcagggccagggaggctgCCTGGCTGCTGGAGCGGGCAGGCGGGGGCTGCACTGCCCTCTGCCCCCCACTCCTTCCCTGGGTGGGGCTGAGAGGTCAGAGGGAAgctcctggcacccagggtgcAGGAATCTCAGACATGCTGCCCTGCGTCCAAGTTTCCTGAGGCTGGCCCTCCTCCCCAGGGCTGGGAGGCTGGGTGGGGCCCCCTTCCTGACATAGGCTCTGGGCCTGCCTGGTGGTCATCTGGGGGCCCAGAGCCCAGCCAGCCCCCTCCCCCTGATGGGCTGGACTGCTGGGGTGGGTGCTGGGCAGGGAAGCATTCATATTTACAGGTCTTTCCTGCCCTCCTGGCAGCCTGACTAACCAGCTCCTCCAGGCCCaaggtgctgggggtggggtgcagcCGGAGGCAGCCAGACCAGCCCCTGAGCTCCCCTTGCTCCGCTGGCCATCATGGGGCCCCCTGGGAGGCAGCCTCGCCCTTGCCTGCTGCTCCTCTTGGTACTGAGCTGTTTCCAAACCAGCCTGAGCCTGGGTGAGTCGGGGTCCTGGGATGGATGCACCTGGCCACACCCGAGGCGCTGGGGGCACCTGCTGGggagattgaacctgggagcCCATCCCCTTGAGTCAGGTCCAGTAATCTCAGGGCAGTGGGCCTCCAGGACCCTCATGCCCTTCTCCACTGCTCACCCTTGTCCCCCATGGCTACAGAATGGATCCCCTACAAGCCACAGATAACAGCCTGGAACCTGGAAGGGAAGGTCACGGCCACCACGTTCTCCCTGGAGCAGCCTCGCTGTGTGTTTGATGGGCATGCCAACGCCAAGGACACCATCTGGCTGGTGGTGGCCTTCACCAATGGTATGTGGTGCAGGtcaggggcctggggagaggggTGAGGGCCCAGAGGGAACACTTCACCAGTACCCCCAGTTGTTGGGTGCAGCTGGCAGCGGTGGGAAGGGTGAGTGTGGGGAGCGAGGTGAGGTGGGCTTCAGCGGGGGGGTCTCTTAGGAGATGGCAGAGTCTGTTTTGTCTGGACTCACAGGGAGGGGGGCCGTGGAGGTGGTCAGGGCTGAAGGCCATGGCCAGGTGGCTGAGGGCTGGTGGAGGCAGGACTTCTGGTCAGCAGGAAAAggccttttcctcccttcttgcCCCTTTCACCCTCCATCCTCCAGCCTCCAGGGATTTCCGGAACCCACAGACCCTGGCTGACATTCCCCTCTCCCCACGGATGCTGACCGATCTCCACTTCATGACGTTGCCCCTGTCCCTGGACCAGCTGCCCTGTGAGGATCCAGTGGGTGTCAGTGGAAGCTCCCCCTTGCTACGGGTCGGCAATGACTTCGGCTGCCACCAGCAACCCTACTGCAATGtccccctccctggccctggcccttaCAGGTGGGTGGTCCCCCTccaccctgcctgcctccccctgccccccccccccccgcacgtCCACTGCCCTGGGATTGGGCTGCGCCGGGGGAGGAGGAGCTTCTGGGGGGGAGGAGGAGCTTCTGGGGAGCCAGGGTGCAGAGCCGGCCCCTCCCACCCGCCCCGCCCAGTCCCAAGTGCAGGGTGGCACGAGCCCCTCCCCTTTCCTGGTCTCCATTTCCCTCCTCTGGAGGAGGGGGCAATAGTGCCCTCCCATTGGATACCAGGCAGAAAGAGGCCTTTCCAGAGGCCCCAGCAGGGAGGTGGGGACCAGAGCAACTGGGATCTCAGTCAAGGTGGGAGGGGGCTGCTGTGGCCTCTGGTTCTGCCCAGGGGGGTAGTTCAGGCAGAAGAGATGGTTCccatccccttcctccttccctgagGGTACAGCCTTCAGAGGGGTTCAGTCAGGGGGCCTGTTGAGGTCGTGGTGGAGTGTCTccatcctccctgctccctctgccccCTCGGCCACCCCCGCTGGGCTTCTAGCCTTACTCGGAGGGTCCCAAGATGGTCTAGAGTTCCTACCCAGCAAAAACACTGAGTCTGCCCACAGAACCTATGGATTCTGCACTCTGGGCAGGCCCTGACTGAGACTCCCCGCCTTTGGCCTGGGTGCCTTTGTAAGAGGGTGCTGAGATCTTCCTCCCTGCCCAGAGCCACTGCCCAGATGGATGGGGACTGCTGGTGCAGGTCACATGCCCAGAGAGGCCTCGGCAGGTCCTCCTGGCAGGGCCAGACTACCACTGGGACCCGCGCATGAGAAGGGCCCCACCCAGCACAGGAGGGCCGCTGGGGACTCTGCTGAAGGTGGCACCGTGTCCAGGGCAGTGGAGCCCTCTGAGTCTCACCCC
The sequence above is drawn from the Urocitellus parryii isolate mUroPar1 chromosome 9, mUroPar1.hap1, whole genome shotgun sequence genome and encodes:
- the Upk3b gene encoding uroplakin-3b, yielding MGPPGRQPRPCLLLLLVLSCFQTSLSLEWIPYKPQITAWNLEGKVTATTFSLEQPRCVFDGHANAKDTIWLVVAFTNASRDFRNPQTLADIPLSPRMLTDLHFMTLPLSLDQLPCEDPVGVSGSSPLLRVGNDFGCHQQPYCNVPLPGPGPYSVKFLLMDVGGAPKAETEWSDPITLHQGKAPSSIDTWPGRRSGCMIVIASILSSLVGLLLLAFLAASTVRFSSLWWPKEAPEHLRIGSFMGKRYVTHHIPPSEAATLPVGCEPGLDPLPSLSP